The stretch of DNA TAAGatttaaattttttgattttaAACTAAAAGATGTGTATAGGAAAGGGAACTTGGAGCAACGATAAAATTGTCTTCGTGTGACTTATAAGTCACGAGTTCGAACCGTGGAAAcaaccactaatgcttgcattagagtAGACTGTCTACATGCACCCCTTGGGATGCGGTCTTTCCCGAACCCTGCGCGAACGCGAAATACTTTGTGCACCGAGCTGTCAAACTAAAGATGTTTACAATGTACTAAAATCCTTGAATCTTGTAGTTTTAAACAAGTCATGTGAAATGTTGGAGTTAAAGACTTACTAAatataaaaagtaatttttttttaagcagactaataaagaaagTAAGACATATAAATTAAAACAGAAGGATactattttttaaaagaaaaagaaaaataggtgTAGTTAATATTTTCTAAATAGTAAATTTTAGAGTATGGATGTTGAATTTGGATGAAATTATTGTACTGTATTTTCCATTTTCTAATTTATTTGCAATTCACAGATTAGCAGATACATTTCGAATCCTCAGTACTATTTTCAAGTGAATGAAGAATACGTGAAGAATAAACTGAAGGTGATTTTATTCCCATTTCTTCACAAGGTAAAGACTTGAACATTTTCAGTATTATAAGTAAATTTGTTTGTGTTGGAATTAATATCAGAGCAGAACTTTAATCCTTAGATTAGTCCATTCTCATTCTTGTACATCCATTTGCAAAATTCCGTCCTTATTTTATGTGATACACTTTGACTGGTCATAGGATTTAAGAAGAACGAAaggcttttgaaacttgttgTTTACAATAAGTTATAGATAATTATATAGCTATAAATTATctcattaaaaataaaatgaaaagtttaaagttaaattatttctaaaaataGAAAGCTATTTTTTTTGCggcagactaaaaaggaaagtgtaTTACAAAAATTGAGACGGGTGAAATATATATATTAGTGTCTTGCTTGGGGTACATAAGGTACTGTATTTATAAAATTCCTGAATTTGTCTATTTAATTTATTTCTCCTAAATATGTTTTTATATAGGGACATTGGATGAGAACTGCTGATTTGGCTGGAGGAGAATTTTCATTTAAACCTCCAATTTATGATATTAATGCACCTGATTTGTACATTCCAATTATGGCTTTTGGTACTTATTTGGTTCTTGCTGGCTACTTCTTGGGCATTACCACCAAGTAAGTTGTTTAAAAAGAAATTCCATGTTTATATGTTatagatttaacttatatactcTAATTAAAAATTCAATCATATATAAAGATGATTTTCAACTAAGAATAAAAGATCTTTATGCAAATAGCCGGCAGGATTTTGGGTGAAGTATACAATAGCCCTCAAAGTCGATGGTCTTAAATTTTTGTCCCTGTTTGCTTTATCGGCAGAACTTCAAGTTAACAAGTGTTTCCTTTCGCTCACCCCGTGAGCAACAGTTTCAACTTGTGACCTTGAAGTTCATAGAGTAAGCGGGTGCTAAAATTTAAAGATCACCCCTAAAAGTGCCATATTTatgcaattttaatattttttggagccggtatacataaattatacactaattatatacggttataaaaattatacataaattataaatatattatgcATCCGTCGATTATTTTTCGTTTAAGCGGTTGAATAGGAgattatttaggttaattcttcaaaaTAATGTGCATTTGTTGCATTTCAAGCTTCTCATCGGTCTTTTATAACTGAATTTAAGTTGTATACATTAACAAAATAAATCCCTTTTACATTATCAGTACTATCGGTGCACTTGTGATCGATAGTAGGTTATTACCATTTTTACTAGATCAAAATGCTTATCATAAAAAAATATCTGCAATTTGATCTGATAGTACAAATATTTTTGACATTGTGTATCACTGCATAGATATTCTTAATTAgcgtataatctatgtatatcggCTAAAAAAATAACTAATGAATCCGGCGGGCTATTTGTATAAAGATTCTAAAAATTTATCTGGAATTGTTTTACAAGTACTTGACTGTGCAAATATTTTTAACGATGTACGTCAATGCATCAAACTTAAACGATATATTAGTGGTCTGACTTGCAAATATTCTCCTAAGCAAACGCGCCGGTGCATATATCTTAAACTCATTCTGTTTTTGTTGCAGATTTAGTCCAGAAGCTTTAGGTGTACAATTCACAACAGGACTACTTTGTTGGCTTTTGCAAATCCTTttacttgaggcaacattacacTCTTTAGGAAGTGGAGAAGTGCCACTTCTTGACATGGTTTCCTATGGTGGCTACATTTTTGTAGCAGCATCAGTCATTTTAATTGCTAGGATTATTTGggattatgcatttcatttaATTACATTTTTTGAATGCTTTTGCATGGGAATTTTCTTAATAAAAACCATGAAAAGAATCCTAATTGCAGAAGTTAGGCGCTTTGAGAAGCATTCCACTAAGAGAAATTACCTTTTGCTTTTCATGGCTTTGTCTCAAATTCCTTTGCTTTTTTGGTTGGGAAATGTTGGTGTTGGAGCTAAGTGAGAGCAGAGGCGGACTCAGGATTCGGCGATCGCGGGGCACTATGATATTCAGTATAAATTTATCAATGCTCATAAAGATTGGTACGGGGGCCTATGCTAATATCTGACTAATTTTTGGAGACATTCGCAAGTATATATGGAATTTTTGTCGAAATTTTAGGGTACTAGTGACCCCTTCAAGCTATAGTGTAGGCCCTTATTTGAATGAGAGTTTCAATAAACTTATTGTAATTCTGTTGCTTTACATGAATGTAAAAGGGtttgagaaagaaaaaggaacatCAATAAAGGATTAGTCAAATGATACTTGCTGATTATGATTATGTGATTTTGAGTAAGTTGGGGTCATTCTTTAGCGGGTTTAACAACGATGGatttactgtttattttttctaaatcggtatacatagattatacactaTTTATGCATGAATTATATACTGAGTATGCATAGATTACACATTGATCATGCATGAATACCGATCAAAATCCGTGGGTATCCTTTACCGACCAATACTTTACCGTCCTCTATCTCGATCGGTTTtcggttgattttttttttctaactatTTTTGACCTGTTTTGTTAGTAAACTGAGAAACATAACCCTACCTTAAATCCATAATGTGATTGCCAATACAGCCAAATAGTAACATATTCCATAATATTTAACATTAAAAAACTATCACATAAACAAGTGCAGTACTGAAATATCACAAGTATTGCCTCGTCCTCATTCATTAcgcaaaaaattatatttgaaatcttTTTTTATCTGATATCTTAAAAAGTCTCTCTACCTttatagggtaggggtaaggctgcgtacacactatcttcCCCAGACCTCATGTATagaattattgttgttgttgatcttAAAAAGAATAGTACAAATATACCATTATATAGAAAAAACACAATGAACTAGGCATATGAGAAGGAAGTAGATATGGAAGAAAAcgaattaaaaagaaaattaagatattaaaaaaatataatagaaCTGCACCTATCTTAATCTTTACTCAATTACTTTACATAATAGTTGTAAAAAGATTTGAGAAAGGAAAAAGATTAGTCAAATGATATCTGATTATGATTGCCTGAATTGGAGAAAGGTGGGGTCATTCTTTAGTgggttaattttaaaaatatttcaataCTATAAGAAAGAAATTAAATTGTGAATTAAATGTCACTATGTGCAACAAAATCCGATTATGTTTAGGTGAATCTGTAAggttaattaaaaaaattcagaTTTAAGAAAATTTGACCTTTAATTCAAAAGGCAAAATGATTTGAACCCCACTATAAATATAttcaaccaaaaatattttttcaaaaagaaCTCAAAAATGCATCAGCAAATGACGGCCATTACAAAGCActtgattttcttcattttactTCTTTTTATCATCTTCCCTGCTCATGAATGTAAGTATAATTCATAAAATCCTTTCTTTATTCATTTTATATTTCCATTCTACTtacaaaataaaatgaaaattaACCACTTAATGCCTCCAATCTATTTAGTTATAATGACTTGTTTATTCTTTTTACAAGACGTTTGTCAAAAAGTTGATTTAATGTTTTATAAATAAGCTTTAGAGTAAAAATATTGTATAATTGAAAGATATCATTAACAAAAAAAATTTAAGTACTATAGAATCCTGCATTAACTAGGACCGACTAAATTCATATTTGCGTTGGAAATTTTCACATTTGGAGGTAAAGTGCTCTCTAACAAATtcaattttggaaaaataaaaatgacattGTACAGCCGCTCTCAAATTAATGgccgaaataaataaataaataaatatatatatatatatatatatatataattttatttggTTAAAAGTATAAAAAAAACCTTTAATTTTCTACCTAgtactcgaactcgaaatctcTGATTAAGGAAAGACGAATACTTACCACTCTAgcataatataatatttattggtCATGATAATGAAATTTGTTCGAACTCTAGATgcagttgattgattgattgatataCCTTCATATAGTGACTtacattttttttaatatatattttaacataGGTGAAGAAGCAAGCAGGAGCATAAATCTAAggactaaaaatataaaagatGAGAGACTTTTTAGTCCTGGCAAATGTTTCAATGTGCCATCAGAAGGAGGATGGTGTTGTGAAACAACTTCATTGTGTTATGTTCAGAAAGAGAAATGCTTGCACCGTTGTCCCCATTTTCCTCCTCTAAATTAGCATATTCCTCTTACCAAGAGTTTTGTTAAACATTTTAATTAATCCTCATGTTTTGCCAGTTTGTAAGTCGTATGGAGCTTTCATTTATCATTcatttttaacattaattaatctAATAGACTTCAAAGAGGAGTTTCAATTTTCTTTCCTTAACATTGATCTAAGTTCCAGAAATAAATTATATCTTACGCCTTACTAATATGTCTTTATGGATATTTAAGCCTTGTATATTGACATTTATCGACATTTTTCTCCACTTGTGGGATCAAACTGAgtatgttattgttattattgtatatCGACATTTAGATGCGCTTAACCATTTCCATCCGCAACGATTAGTTTACTATAAGAACATCTAGAAAAATTCTTACTTATTGTACACTATAAGGAAAGAACCTCgatacaacagcaacaacaacaactcagtgtaatctcacaagtggggtttggggagatTAGtgagtacgcagaccttacccctaccccgagggagtagagaggttgtttccgaaagaccctcggctcaagaagacgaataGAGACAATAAATCAGAACCATCAACAGAAATCACAGAAATAATACCTGCAACATAAAAACCAAAAAATAGAtaaaaagcaataacaataataagTAGGTAAGGTCCGGTACTATGAAAAACGAAAGAATAGTATGGACACAATATTACCCACTAACAGTCTAAGACAAAGCCCTATCAGTCTAGTCTCTCACCCGGAATGATGTAGAAAAATGCTCAACTACCtcttaacctacaaccctaatgctcgacctccaccccttactatcaagggtcatgtcctcaaaAATTTGAAGTCACACCATGTCCTCAGAAATCTGAAGCCACACCATGTCCTGCTTGATCACccctccccaatacttcttagggcGCCATCTACCTCCTCTTGTACCAGCCAAacccaaccgctcacacctccttaccggggctTCTGGGCTTCTTCTctgcacgtgcccgaaccatctgagtcTCACTTCACGCATCTTGTCATTCATAGgagtgtaacgatccggccagtcattttgagagtaatagccccgatccc from Nicotiana tomentosiformis chromosome 11, ASM39032v3, whole genome shotgun sequence encodes:
- the LOC104087543 gene encoding uncharacterized protein — its product is MYETSEYHKRIFTSTTCTQQIDSLGNVLYGAGSDLIKSELGVYGEKFFGSSSAYVQSNISRYISNPQYYFQVNEEYVKNKLKVILFPFLHKGHWMRTADLAGGEFSFKPPIYDINAPDLYIPIMAFGTYLVLAGYFLGITTKFSPEALGVQFTTGLLCWLLQILLLEATLHSLGSGEVPLLDMVSYGGYIFVAASVILIARIIWDYAFHLITFFECFCMGIFLIKTMKRILIAEVRRFEKHSTKRNYLLLFMALSQIPLLFWLGNVGVGAK